The following are encoded together in the Patagioenas fasciata isolate bPatFas1 chromosome 7, bPatFas1.hap1, whole genome shotgun sequence genome:
- the ZC3H15 gene encoding zinc finger CCCH domain-containing protein 15, whose product MPPKKQQQPAGGSKKADQKKKEKIIEDKTFGLKNKKGAKQQKFIKAVTHQVKFGQQNPRQAAQTESEKKLKKEDKKKELQELNELFKPVVAAQKISKGADPKSVVCAFFKQGQCTKGDKCKFSHDLSLERKCEKRSVYIDARDEDLEKDTMDNWDEKKLEEVVNKKHGEAEKKKPKTQIVCKYFLDAIENNKYGWFWVCPGGGDNCMYRHALPPGFVLKKDKKKEEKQDEISLEDLIEKERAALGPNVTKITLECFLAWKRRKRQEKIDKAEQDMERRKADFKAGKALVISGREVFEFRPELVDADDEEADDTRYIQGTGDDDEVEDPVCINDVDLNLYVPKAVDETGITVASPERFSTYGFVEKDDNKLSEASGGDVNSSEQNDLEEDNDGDGELENGVIDAVPVDENLFTGEDLDELEEELNTLDLEE is encoded by the exons ATGCCccccaagaagcagcagcagccggcGGGGGGCAGCAAGAAGGCGGaccagaagaagaaggagaagatcATCGAG GATAAAACATTTGGTCTAAAGAATAAAAAAGGTGCAAAGCAACAGAAATTTATCAAAGCTGTGACTCACCAGGTTAAATTCGGTCAGCAAAATCCACGTCAG GCTGCTCAAACAGAAagtgagaagaaattaaaaaaagaagataagaagAAAGAATTACAAGAATTAAATGAACTCTTCAAACCTGTAGTTGCTGCACAGAAAATTAGCAAAG GTGCTGACCCCAAATCTGTGGTTTGCGCTTTCTTCAAGCAAGGACAATGCACTAAAGGAGACAAATGCAAGTTTTCTCATGATTTGTCTTTGGAAAGAAAGTGTGAAAAACGAAGCGTCTACATTGATGCAAGAGATGAAGACCTTGAAAAAG ATACAATGGATAATTGGGATGAGAAAAAGCTGGAAGAAGTGGTGAACAAGAAGCATGGTGAGGcggaaaagaaaaaacccaaaactcaaata GTCTGCAAATATTTTCTTGATGCTATTGAAAACAACAAGTATGGTTGGTTCTGGGTTTGTCCAGGCGGAGGAGACAACTGCATGTATCGCCATGCTCTCCCTCCaggttttgtattaaaaaaagacaaaaagaaggaggaaaagcaagATGAAATTTCTTTAGAAGATCTAATAGAAAAAGAG CGTGCTGCCTTAGGACCAAATGTTACCAAAATTACTCTAGAGTGTTTTCTTgcatggaagagaagaaaaagacaagaaaaaattgATAAGGCTGAGCAAGATATGGAGAGGAGGAAAGCAGATTTTAAAGCCGGCAAAGCATTGGTG aTTAGTGGACGTGAAGTATTTGAGTTCCGACCAGAGTTGGTTGATGCTGATGACGAAGAAGCAGATGACACCCGTTACATTCAAGGAACGGGAGATGATGACGAG GTGGAAGACCCTGTCTGCATAAATGATGTAGATTTGAACCTCTACGTCCCAAAGGCtgtagatgagactggtattacTGTGGCCAGTCCTGAGCGATTCAGCACATACGGTTTTGTGGAAAAAGATG ataatAAATTAAGTGAAGCCTCTGGTGGTGATGTAAACAGCAGTGAGCAAAATGATTTAGAGGAAGATAATGATGGAGATGGGGAGTTGGAAAATGGAGTAATTGATGCAGTTCCAGTTGATGAAAATCTTTTTACTGGCGAGGACTTGGATGAACTAGAAGAAGAACTAAACACTCTTGATTTAGAAGAATGA